CCGGCGATCACTCGCAAGTGACACGGAGAAAGCACGGAGAAGACACGGAGAAAACCTAGCCAAACAATAGAGTAACAACGTACCATGAGAGTAATAAAACACGTGTTAATGAATAACTATATCCATGTTCAAAAAATTCTCTAAAAACAGAACAAAATCGCTTTTCAAAACGTTTAATTTATAATTAAACTTTAAAAATTAAGGCTATGACTGAGGATTATGAATTAAAAGATGACGTACATCGGCAACAATATGAATTCCGTATCGGGAACTATACCCCGAAAATCGAATATATAAAATCAATCAACGGAGAGATATATCTTACCCATACCGAAGTCCCGCGGGAACTGGAAGGGAAAGGGATAGGTAGCCAGTTGGTAGAAAAAACGTTACAAGACATTGAGCGGCAAGGTTTGCGGTTAGTTCCACTTTGTCCTTTCGTGGCAGCTTATATCAAGAAACACCCCGAATGGAGACGCATCGTGATGAAAGGTATTAATATAAAATAAGCACACATGGATAAGAAAATTGAATATACAAACGGAGAGTTAACCATTATCTGGCAACCGGGTTTATGCCAACACGCCGGAGTGTGCGTGAAAATGTTACCCAAGGTATACAATCCCAAAGAAAGACCTTGGGTCAAAATCGAGAATGCCACGACGGCAGAATTAATCGAACAAATTAACAAATGTCCTTCTGGAGCATTAAGTTACAAAATGAATAAGTAGTGAAAGTCGCCGAATTCGGCGACTTTTATTTTTTCCTTTTCCACAAATAGCAAACAATAAATATCAACAAGAAACAAAGCACGATAGTTGCTCCCGAAGGTAATTTCAGCGCTGCCGAAGTAAATAAGCCGATAACCGAACCAGCACAACTGATAATCGTTGCCCACACGAGCTGTTTCGTGAAATTCTTATGAAACATCCCGGCAATAGCCTGTGGCATGGTGAGGTACGAAATCACGAGAATGATTCCCGCTAGTTTCATACACAACACGATACACAAAGCGATCAATGCCGTAATTCCGATTTCCAGACCATTCAATGCGACGAAATGTGTCCGGCTGTATTCTTTATCAAAAGCGATATAGAATAGAGGACGATAAAATTTAGCAAAAAACACGATGATCACCAAACACAACAAAAGCGAGAGAATAACCTGCTCCCCCGTCACCGTGAGGATATTACCAAACAAGTAAGATAACAAATTAGGAGCATACCCCGGTGTCAGATAAATAAACAACACCCCGATGGCCATACCCGCAGACCAGAATATCCCAATCAAGGAATCTTCCTTAAATCGCTTGTTATCCGAAAGATATAGAATACAGAAAGCGGCGGCCAAAGCAAACACGGCCGCTCCGAAAAGAGGCGATAGCCCTAAGAAATAGGCTAATCCCAATCCCCCGAAAGAAGCATGTGTGATTCCCCCACTGATAAAGACCATCCGTTTGGCCACGATATAAGTTCCTATCAATCCACAACTCACGCCAATCAGAATTGTACACAACAATGCATTCTGGAAAAAAGTATATTCTAATAATTCAAACACCTTATTAATTTTAGATTTAATGATTTTAGATTTTAGATTGAAAAAACAATCAATCTAGTGCTTCCCTTCACTTTCAATTTTCAATTGTACGATCGTGTTTCAACAACACCCGATGAGGCACCGTACCGTGAGAGATCAATTCAATCGGACAATTATATAATTTCAATTGTTCCGGCGTGATCAGATTTGATTCATGGTAATGCAAGCCGCCATTCACGCAGGCTATCGTCTTCACGTAAGAGCAGATTGTTCCCAAATCGTGAGAAACCATCACGATACTCATCGTTTTGTTCAATTCGCCCAACACGGAATAGAACTCATTCTCAAAATTCGCATCCACGTAAGTAGAAGGCTCATCCAGAATAAGAATCTTCGGGGAAGAAATAATAGCTCGACACAAGAATACCCGCTGCATCTGTCCCCCGGAAAGCTCTCCTATCGGGCGATTCCCGAATCCTCCCATTCCGTATGTTTTTAAAAGCTCATCCACCTTTTCCCGATCAGCCCTCGTGTAACCCTTAAAAATTCCCTTCTCCGACATCAAACCGGACAAAACGACCTCTTTCACGCTAATCGGAAATCTTGCGTCAAAACGGCTGTTCTGAGGCAAATAACCAAACAAAGATTGTTTAGTAACATGATAAACAATTTCACCGGAGAAAGGTTTTAACAATCCCAAAATCACCTTCAATAAAGTTGTTTTTCCACCCCCGTTCGGTCCGATGATCCCGATAAAATCATGTTCCCGAATGGTAAGATTTACATCCCGCAACACGACCGCCTGCTCGTATCCCGCTGTAATCCCTTTTAACTCCAGAAGTTCATTCATTCTTCTATTTCATTTTCTGTTCAATGATACCCAATAAAGAATACATCTCGGCCTTCCAGTCCGGACTCAGCGGGTCTATGGTTATCACCTCTCCATCAATCTCCTTGGCGATAGCCTTGGCATTGGCCACATCAAATTGATTCTGAATGAAAACAATCTTTATTCCTTTAGCCCGGCAAGTATCGATCACCGCTTTCAAGTGCGAAG
The window above is part of the Butyricimonas paravirosa genome. Proteins encoded here:
- a CDS encoding GNAT family N-acetyltransferase — protein: MTEDYELKDDVHRQQYEFRIGNYTPKIEYIKSINGEIYLTHTEVPRELEGKGIGSQLVEKTLQDIERQGLRLVPLCPFVAAYIKKHPEWRRIVMKGINIK
- a CDS encoding (4Fe-4S)-binding protein, translating into MDKKIEYTNGELTIIWQPGLCQHAGVCVKMLPKVYNPKERPWVKIENATTAELIEQINKCPSGALSYKMNK
- a CDS encoding metal ABC transporter permease; translated protein: MFELLEYTFFQNALLCTILIGVSCGLIGTYIVAKRMVFISGGITHASFGGLGLAYFLGLSPLFGAAVFALAAAFCILYLSDNKRFKEDSLIGIFWSAGMAIGVLFIYLTPGYAPNLLSYLFGNILTVTGEQVILSLLLCLVIIVFFAKFYRPLFYIAFDKEYSRTHFVALNGLEIGITALIALCIVLCMKLAGIILVISYLTMPQAIAGMFHKNFTKQLVWATIISCAGSVIGLFTSAALKLPSGATIVLCFLLIFIVCYLWKRKK
- a CDS encoding metal ABC transporter ATP-binding protein; amino-acid sequence: MNELLELKGITAGYEQAVVLRDVNLTIREHDFIGIIGPNGGGKTTLLKVILGLLKPFSGEIVYHVTKQSLFGYLPQNSRFDARFPISVKEVVLSGLMSEKGIFKGYTRADREKVDELLKTYGMGGFGNRPIGELSGGQMQRVFLCRAIISSPKILILDEPSTYVDANFENEFYSVLGELNKTMSIVMVSHDLGTICSYVKTIACVNGGLHYHESNLITPEQLKLYNCPIELISHGTVPHRVLLKHDRTIEN